A genome region from Purpureocillium takamizusanense chromosome 8, complete sequence includes the following:
- a CDS encoding uncharacterized protein (COG:S~EggNog:ENOG503P3QB) produces MAEDRLRQDRTQHNHSEDKHQGPARYPPGPPPPSTDEHQQGRRSVEGPRSAMAATVTLPSIHEARGAAGYGPQGPPQPPPPPGARGGYPHDPRYASPNAVNGYPPPSAGQQPPPSTYLPPLQTGPADPRSPAYPPDQRGGYYDDRRPPPGQYPDPHQAQQYAAEGYYYRGPPGVVPPNGYPRPPQGPYQEYAPQPGGAPGMAQAAPRQRTSIACRYCRKRKIRCSGYQNTPGGKCQNCARMNQECIFQPVSSSSSTAFIPVSAVPGGVPPGTQLFGAYGQPLAPSSMPVGHPYPPPHHGGPPPPGPAPPNYYSQHPPPGPHSAQPTQSPTESFSSYGDDAQVAGRRRRRTPEEREEGYRLPPPRGGAPDEEARRRSPAEFSNNSSPGNLTHLPYQGARQSPHNAAALPQAPGQGGRSPAAANGSSGASTPARQQQASSGQSQNSTSVMSLSNLVDKSDIDRGMIDRLNRQRDSKGANGSR; encoded by the exons ATGGCCGAAGACCGCCTTCGCCAAGACCGTACTCAGCACAATCACTCCGAGGACAAGCACCAAGGCCCAGCCCGCTACCCTCCagggccaccgccgccttccaCGGACGAACATCAGCAGGGCCGGCGCTCCGTCGAGGGCCCGAGatccgccatggccgcaaCTGTCACGCTCCCTTCCATccacgaggcgcgcggcgccgcaggctACGGCCCTCAGGGACCGCCGCAACCACCTCCGCCtcccggcgcccgcggcggctaCCCTCATGATCCGCGCTATGCCTCGCCAAACGCCGTCAACGGCTACCCGCCACCGTCCgcgggccagcagccgcctccctcgaccTATCTGCCGCCTTTGCAGACCGGCCCCGCCGACCCGCGCTCGCCAGCGTATCCCCCGGACCAACGAGGCGGCTACTACGATgaccggcggccgccccccGGCCAGTATCCCGACCCTCACCAAGCCCAGCAGTACGCGGCGGAGGGCTATTACTATCGCGGGCCTCCGGGAGTCGTGCCCCCCAACGGCTATCCCCGGCCGCCACAGGGACCGTACCAGGAGTATGCGCcgcagccaggcggcgccccgggcaTGGCGCAGGCCGCTCCAAGACAGCGAACCTCGATCGCCTGTCGGTACTGCCGCAAGAGAAAG ATCCGCTGCAGCGGCTACCAGAACACGCCGGGTGGCAAGTGTCAGAACTGCGCCCGGATGAACCAGGAATGCATCTTCCAGCCCGTGtcatcctcgagctcgaccgcCTTCATCCCCGTGTCCGCAGTCCCCGGCGGGGTCCCTCCCGGAACCCAATTGTTCGGCGCGTACGGCCAGCCGTTGGCTCCCAGCTCCATGCCCGTCGGGCATCCCTATCCGCCTCCTCATCACGGagggccaccaccgcccggGCCGGCGCCTCCTAATTACTACTCGCAGCACCCCCCGCCGGGTCCGCACTCAGCGCAGCCCACGCAGTCGCCCACCGAGTCCTTTTCCTCGTACGGGGACGACGCGCAGGTAGCCggcaggcgccggcgtcgcacGCCCGAGGAACGCGAGGAAGGCTACAGGCTGCccccgcctcgaggcggcgccccagACGAGGAAGCCCGCCGTCGATCGCCCGCCGAGTTctccaacaacagcagcccCGGAAACCTCACTCACCTACCTTACCAAGGCGCACGGCAAAGCCCTCACAACGCTGCCGCGCTACCGCAGGCACCGGGGCAAGGCGgacgctcgcccgcggccgccaatGGGTCAAGCGGCGCATCGACCCCCgctcggcagcagcaggcctcGTCCGGCCAGTCGCAAAACTCGACGTCTGTCATGAGCCTCAGCAACCTGGTGGACAAGAGCGACATCGACAGGGGCATGATTGACCGGCTCAACCGGCAGCGAGATTCCAAGGGGGCAAACGGGTCTCGTTGA